One window from the genome of Echinicola vietnamensis DSM 17526 encodes:
- a CDS encoding 7TM diverse intracellular signaling domain-containing protein, with translation MKRILLMLSLLMWFMMMNTQVTQAQRISGSSTLKIDDNLDERIFSIGQLEFFEDTTNALVFDDIIQPDFQENFKIRPSFNKNKFDINHTYWVKLSIDKTPESSKKWLMEFYDQTIDVVEVYAPDGEGGFEEIIMGDAIPFDSRNFSHKNFELFIHNNSEGISNYYVKIQSHQKADIRIAIRSVNRFIYYALNEYFAYGVFYGMILIIGLYNLLVYTVIREIKYLYYTFYLISVGIYALSVDGIAFQYLWPNFPKWNQIANGVFSYSIVLWAILFSIKFLNTRFRSPKIHQALIVILIIKSIIFLIGLFWDPKLFEIKYYDIIPFFFIFIASVYIWSRGYKVARFFVIAYGVLFIGVVVKVLVNAAIIPHMTLVYYSLHLAFLVEMLLLTFALGDRIQILKDNRDRAMRRTIRQMEDNFALKEKVNKELELKVSERTKELAHKNKLLEDYNQQLTEKDEEIKRINSLLDRDNWKLKSSIKESFQARLSNKLLSFEEFQRIFPDQSACLRYLEEFKWGQGYECRHCGNTKSSKGPKLFTRRCSKCGHIDSVTAGTIFHGVKFPLEKAFYIAYELIANTEKRTLEQLAELLDLRKNTVWNFRKKTRQNIEAHNIEHPHWDDILLIMPKGEFR, from the coding sequence ATGAAGCGAATACTTTTAATGCTGTCCTTACTGATGTGGTTCATGATGATGAACACTCAGGTCACCCAGGCACAGAGGATTTCAGGAAGCTCTACCTTGAAGATAGATGACAATTTGGACGAGCGCATATTTTCCATCGGCCAGTTGGAATTTTTCGAAGACACCACCAACGCCCTGGTGTTTGACGACATCATTCAGCCAGACTTTCAAGAAAATTTTAAAATCCGGCCGTCTTTTAACAAGAATAAATTCGATATCAACCATACGTATTGGGTCAAGCTTTCCATCGATAAGACCCCTGAAAGCTCCAAGAAGTGGTTAATGGAGTTTTATGACCAGACGATCGACGTCGTGGAGGTTTATGCGCCAGATGGAGAGGGAGGATTTGAGGAAATTATCATGGGAGATGCCATCCCTTTTGACTCCAGGAATTTTAGCCATAAGAACTTTGAACTGTTTATTCATAATAACAGTGAAGGGATCAGCAACTATTATGTAAAGATCCAATCCCACCAAAAAGCAGACATCCGGATCGCCATTCGTTCTGTCAATCGCTTTATTTATTATGCGTTAAACGAGTATTTTGCCTACGGGGTCTTTTACGGAATGATTTTGATCATTGGTCTTTACAACCTCTTGGTCTACACGGTAATCCGGGAGATTAAATACCTTTATTACACCTTCTATCTCATCAGTGTGGGCATTTACGCACTAAGCGTGGATGGCATCGCATTTCAATACCTATGGCCAAACTTTCCCAAATGGAACCAGATCGCCAATGGCGTCTTCAGCTACTCCATCGTCCTATGGGCCATATTGTTCTCGATCAAATTTCTGAACACCCGCTTTCGATCACCAAAAATCCATCAGGCCTTAATCGTCATATTGATCATAAAGTCGATTATCTTTCTCATCGGCCTTTTCTGGGACCCCAAACTTTTTGAGATCAAGTATTATGACATTATCCCCTTCTTCTTCATCTTTATCGCCAGTGTTTACATTTGGTCCAGGGGATACAAGGTAGCGCGATTTTTCGTGATCGCCTATGGCGTGCTCTTTATCGGTGTAGTGGTCAAAGTACTGGTCAATGCCGCCATAATACCCCATATGACACTGGTCTATTACAGCCTTCACCTGGCCTTTTTGGTGGAAATGCTGCTATTGACCTTTGCGTTAGGAGACCGCATCCAAATCCTGAAGGACAATAGAGACCGGGCAATGCGCAGGACCATTCGGCAGATGGAGGATAATTTTGCCCTCAAAGAAAAAGTGAACAAAGAACTGGAACTGAAAGTAAGCGAACGAACCAAGGAATTGGCACATAAAAACAAGCTTTTGGAAGATTACAACCAACAGCTGACCGAAAAAGACGAAGAAATCAAGCGCATCAACTCCCTTTTGGACCGGGACAACTGGAAGCTTAAAAGCAGCATCAAGGAGTCTTTCCAGGCACGACTGAGCAATAAACTGCTTTCGTTCGAGGAATTTCAGAGGATCTTTCCAGATCAATCAGCCTGTTTACGTTATTTGGAAGAATTCAAATGGGGCCAAGGTTATGAATGCAGGCATTGTGGAAACACCAAAAGCTCCAAAGGCCCCAAACTCTTCACCCGTAGGTGCTCCAAATGTGGCCATATCGATTCGGTCACCGCTGGGACCATTTTTCACGGTGTCAAATTCCCGCTTGAAAAGGCTTTTTACATCGCCTACGAGCTGATTGCCAACACCGAAAAACGCACATTGGAGCAATTAGCGGAGTTATTGGATTTACGTAAAAACACGGTTTGGAATTTTCGCAAAAAGACCCGTCAAAATATCGAAGCCCATAATATCGAGCATCCACATTGGGATGATATCCTCCTCATCATGCCTAAGGGGGAATTCAGGTAA
- a CDS encoding flavin reductase family protein → MIKTISPKEVPTATFHRYMLGAIAPRPIAFVSSIDRVGQINLSPFSFFNAFGSNPPVLVFSPSRRVRDNTTKHTLENVSEVPEVVVNIVNYEMVQQMSLASTEYERGINEFVKAGLTEERSVFVKPPRVKEAPVAFECKVLEIRPIGEEGGAANLVICEILLIHIDETILTEGGEIAPDKLDAVARMGGDWYCRANGNALFKVKKPIKTKGIGIDQLPEKVRHSVVLTGNDLGKLGNVEALPDEGAVQDYAMRPEIEEMLVRFQNDEESLLFNLHEYAKDLLAADRVEEAWLVLLQG, encoded by the coding sequence ATGATAAAAACAATCTCTCCCAAAGAAGTTCCCACCGCTACCTTTCATCGTTATATGTTAGGAGCCATTGCTCCGCGACCAATCGCTTTTGTGAGCAGCATCGATCGTGTCGGACAGATCAATTTGAGCCCGTTTAGTTTTTTTAATGCCTTCGGGTCCAATCCTCCCGTTTTAGTGTTTTCTCCTTCTCGGCGAGTTCGCGACAACACCACCAAACACACCTTGGAAAATGTCTCGGAAGTGCCCGAAGTGGTGGTTAACATCGTGAATTATGAAATGGTCCAACAAATGTCTTTGGCCAGTACGGAGTATGAGCGGGGGATCAATGAATTTGTAAAAGCAGGATTGACAGAAGAACGGTCGGTTTTCGTAAAGCCTCCGCGGGTGAAGGAAGCTCCAGTGGCCTTTGAATGTAAGGTGCTGGAAATACGGCCCATAGGAGAAGAAGGCGGAGCGGCCAATTTGGTGATTTGTGAGATTCTTTTGATACATATTGACGAGACAATTCTAACTGAAGGAGGGGAGATTGCCCCAGATAAATTGGATGCGGTGGCCAGAATGGGGGGAGACTGGTATTGCAGGGCCAATGGAAATGCTCTTTTTAAAGTGAAGAAGCCGATTAAGACCAAGGGAATCGGCATTGATCAACTACCGGAGAAGGTAAGGCACAGTGTGGTGCTGACGGGCAATGACCTGGGCAAGCTGGGGAATGTAGAAGCTCTTCCCGATGAAGGGGCAGTCCAAGATTACGCTATGCGGCCAGAAATTGAGGAGATGCTGGTACGCTTCCAAAATGATGAAGAGAGCTTGCTTTTTAACCTCCATGAGTATGCCAAGGATCTGCTGGCAGCGGATAGGGTAGAAGAGGCCTGGCTGGTGTTGTTACAAGGGTGA
- a CDS encoding cell division ATP-binding protein FtsE, protein MVFSSEPVVRLDKACIFQGITAILQDVTFDIEKDEFVFLIGRTGSGKSSLLKTLYADLPLKMGYGKISGYDLKEIKTKDVPFLRRKLGIVFQDFQLFTDRTVAENLYFVMRATGWKDKAKMKTRMVEVLMRVGLGGAATKMPHQLSGGEQQRVVIARALLNHPSILLADEPTGNLDPEVADGIFKLFQEINKQGTAVLMATHNHDLLNKYPYRILKCEKGKLLDSKTTEIIK, encoded by the coding sequence ATGGTATTTTCCAGTGAACCGGTGGTCCGCCTTGACAAGGCTTGCATCTTCCAAGGCATTACTGCGATCCTGCAGGATGTCACCTTTGATATCGAAAAAGACGAATTCGTATTCCTCATCGGCAGGACCGGAAGCGGAAAAAGCTCTTTGCTGAAAACCCTTTATGCCGACCTCCCCCTAAAAATGGGCTACGGTAAAATCTCAGGGTATGACCTGAAAGAAATCAAAACCAAGGATGTCCCTTTCCTTCGCCGAAAGCTCGGCATTGTCTTTCAGGATTTTCAGCTGTTCACGGACAGGACCGTAGCCGAAAACCTCTACTTTGTGATGCGTGCGACGGGCTGGAAGGACAAAGCCAAAATGAAAACGAGGATGGTTGAGGTCCTCATGCGGGTAGGACTTGGCGGAGCAGCCACCAAAATGCCCCACCAGCTCTCCGGCGGTGAACAGCAGCGTGTGGTCATTGCCAGGGCCTTGTTAAACCATCCCTCTATCCTATTGGCCGATGAGCCCACAGGAAACCTTGATCCAGAAGTAGCCGATGGCATCTTCAAACTTTTTCAGGAAATCAACAAACAGGGAACGGCAGTACTCATGGCCACTCATAACCATGATTTGCTCAACAAGTACCCCTACAGGATTCTTAAATGTGAAAAAGGAAAACTGCTGGACTCCAAGACCACAGAAATCATCAAGTAA
- the fsa gene encoding fructose-6-phosphate aldolase, whose translation MKFFIDTANLDEIKEAYDLGVLDGVTTNPSLMAKEGITGDENVRAHYKAICDIVDDKVSAEVISTDFEGIIKEGKELAKIDDKIVVKVPMIKDGVKAIKYFSEEGIRTNCTLVFSPGQAILAAKAGATYLSPFIGRLDDIAFDGLELIEQIVHIYANYGYDTQVLAASVRHTMHLIKCAEIGADVVTCPLNVITGLLNHPLTDAGLAKFLADHAKAAGK comes from the coding sequence ATGAAATTCTTTATTGACACCGCCAATCTAGATGAAATCAAAGAAGCCTATGACCTAGGTGTACTGGATGGTGTAACCACTAACCCTTCCTTGATGGCCAAAGAAGGCATCACAGGAGACGAAAATGTAAGGGCTCATTACAAAGCCATTTGTGACATCGTGGATGACAAAGTAAGTGCGGAAGTAATTTCCACTGATTTTGAAGGCATCATCAAAGAAGGTAAGGAACTTGCCAAAATCGACGACAAAATCGTCGTAAAAGTCCCTATGATCAAAGACGGTGTGAAAGCAATCAAGTACTTTAGTGAAGAAGGTATCCGTACCAATTGCACATTGGTATTTTCACCAGGCCAAGCCATTTTAGCGGCCAAAGCCGGAGCTACTTATTTGTCTCCCTTCATCGGAAGATTGGATGATATCGCCTTTGATGGACTGGAACTGATCGAGCAAATCGTTCATATCTACGCCAATTACGGCTATGACACTCAGGTGCTGGCCGCTTCTGTCCGACACACCATGCACTTGATCAAATGTGCTGAAATCGGCGCGGATGTCGTTACCTGTCCACTTAACGTCATCACTGGTTTGTTAAACCATCCGCTTACAGACGCTGGTCTTGCCAAATTCTTGGCCGATCACGCCAAAGCAGCTGGAAAATAA
- a CDS encoding anthranilate synthase component I family protein, whose protein sequence is MDTRQHFKINTRYKKLLADTITPVSIYLQVRDKFKNPILLESSDYHGQDNSYSYICFNPMATFSFDGKTISETFPEEEKHQFDLKEGEKLVDKLKAFSSRFEEEANDFKFITNGLFGYMQYDTVGSFEDITLENTKESNVPQAFYAVYKNVIVVDHFKNELHIFDYHVNGEDDRVREIETLLNNRNIPTYSFKLDGEETSNYTDNQFLDILRQGREHCFKGDVFQIVLSRCFTTGFKGDEFNVYRALRSVNPSPYLFYFDYGSYKVFGSSPEAQIVVKGRKATIYPIAGTFKRTGNDLADAELATKLYDDPKENSEHVMLVDLARNDLSRSSEKVEVEVFKEIQYYSHVIHLVSKVTGVLPETANPLQLVADTFPAGTLSGAPKYRAMEIIDKLENTSRKFYGGAIGFLGFNGDFNHAILIRSFVSENNRLRFQAGAGVVAKSSIESELQEVTNKLQALRVALKAAEQV, encoded by the coding sequence ATGGACACAAGACAACACTTTAAAATCAACACACGGTACAAAAAGCTGCTGGCAGATACCATTACCCCAGTAAGTATCTACCTGCAAGTAAGGGACAAATTTAAAAATCCCATCTTGCTGGAGAGTTCCGATTATCATGGCCAGGACAATAGCTATTCTTACATTTGTTTCAATCCTATGGCCACTTTTTCCTTTGATGGAAAAACGATAAGTGAAACTTTCCCGGAAGAAGAGAAACATCAATTTGACTTGAAAGAAGGGGAGAAGTTGGTGGATAAACTGAAAGCATTTTCATCCCGGTTTGAAGAGGAGGCCAATGATTTCAAATTCATTACCAATGGCCTGTTTGGTTACATGCAGTATGATACGGTGGGGAGTTTCGAGGACATTACCTTGGAAAATACCAAGGAATCCAATGTGCCTCAGGCTTTTTACGCGGTATATAAAAATGTGATAGTGGTCGATCATTTTAAGAACGAACTCCATATTTTTGATTATCATGTGAATGGAGAGGATGACCGGGTCAGAGAAATCGAAACGCTTTTAAACAACCGAAATATCCCTACGTATTCCTTCAAATTGGACGGGGAGGAAACCTCTAATTATACCGATAATCAGTTTTTAGATATCCTCCGTCAGGGGCGTGAACACTGCTTTAAAGGGGATGTCTTTCAGATCGTGCTATCCAGATGCTTTACTACAGGCTTTAAGGGGGATGAGTTTAACGTTTACCGGGCTTTGCGGTCGGTGAATCCATCACCTTATTTGTTTTACTTTGATTATGGATCCTATAAGGTGTTTGGCAGTTCGCCAGAAGCCCAGATAGTGGTTAAAGGTAGGAAAGCCACGATTTATCCCATTGCAGGGACCTTTAAGCGGACCGGGAATGATTTGGCCGATGCCGAGTTGGCGACAAAGCTTTATGATGATCCAAAGGAAAATTCCGAACACGTGATGTTGGTGGACCTGGCCAGAAACGATTTGAGCAGGTCTTCCGAGAAAGTTGAGGTAGAGGTTTTCAAAGAGATCCAGTATTACTCTCATGTCATCCATTTGGTGTCCAAAGTAACGGGCGTGTTACCGGAAACTGCCAATCCACTGCAGCTGGTAGCGGATACTTTTCCGGCCGGGACACTTTCAGGAGCTCCCAAATACCGGGCCATGGAGATCATCGACAAGCTCGAAAACACAAGCCGTAAGTTTTATGGAGGTGCCATAGGCTTTTTGGGATTCAATGGTGACTTTAACCATGCCATCCTGATCAGGTCGTTTGTGTCCGAGAACAACCGCCTTCGATTCCAGGCCGGTGCCGGAGTAGTCGCCAAGTCCTCCATCGAAAGTGAACTGCAAGAAGTCACCAACAAACTCCAAGCCTTACGTGTAGCCCTCAAAGCCGCCGAGCAGGTCTAA
- a CDS encoding four helix bundle protein, which translates to MAKIDCFEELEVWKHAAEIGIKVYELADKPPLSKDFKSRDQFIGSAISISNNIAEGFEYNNNNDFIRFLKYAKGSAGELRSQAFVLNRAGRIVEEDYLILKDILVNISKEIKGFIKYLRAFENKKK; encoded by the coding sequence ATGGCAAAGATTGATTGTTTTGAGGAATTGGAGGTTTGGAAACATGCCGCAGAAATTGGGATAAAAGTGTATGAATTAGCTGACAAACCCCCTCTTTCGAAAGACTTTAAATCAAGAGACCAATTTATTGGATCTGCAATTTCAATATCAAACAACATAGCTGAGGGCTTTGAATACAATAACAACAATGATTTTATACGGTTTCTTAAGTATGCTAAAGGTTCAGCTGGTGAATTGAGAAGCCAGGCATTTGTTTTAAATAGGGCGGGAAGGATAGTCGAAGAGGATTATTTGATCTTAAAAGACATTCTGGTAAATATTTCAAAAGAAATTAAAGGTTTTATCAAATACTTAAGGGCATTTGAGAATAAAAAAAAGTGA
- a CDS encoding anthranilate synthase component II gives MKILVLDNYDSFTYNLVYIVRELGYGAEMDVFRNDKIKVEDVAAYDKILLSPGPGVPADAGIMPELLKQYAKEKDILGVCLGHQAIGEAFGSGLNNLTEVVHGVASEVKVFQRDLLFEGVPDNFKIGRYHSWVIDESTLSDDLEITAKTPDGQIMAVRHKSYKVRGLQFHPESVLTEHGKQIVQNWING, from the coding sequence ATGAAAATACTAGTACTCGATAATTACGATTCATTTACTTATAACTTGGTGTATATCGTCCGTGAGCTGGGGTATGGGGCGGAGATGGATGTTTTCCGAAACGATAAGATCAAGGTAGAGGATGTAGCTGCTTACGATAAGATATTGCTGTCACCCGGACCGGGCGTGCCGGCAGATGCGGGCATCATGCCTGAGCTGTTAAAGCAGTATGCCAAGGAGAAAGATATCCTCGGCGTTTGCTTGGGACACCAGGCCATTGGCGAGGCTTTTGGCAGCGGTCTAAATAACCTGACGGAGGTAGTTCACGGGGTGGCTTCCGAAGTGAAGGTTTTCCAAAGAGACCTGCTCTTTGAGGGCGTGCCGGATAATTTTAAGATCGGAAGGTACCACAGTTGGGTGATCGATGAATCCACCTTGTCTGACGATTTGGAAATAACTGCCAAAACTCCAGATGGTCAGATTATGGCGGTAAGACACAAATCATACAAGGTAAGGGGACTGCAGTTTCATCCCGAAAGTGTACTGACCGAGCATGGCAAACAAATCGTTCAAAACTGGATAAATGGATGA
- the trpD gene encoding anthranilate phosphoribosyltransferase, with protein MKDILNHLIEHRTLGKEEAKSTLKKITSGAYNQSQMAAFMTVYMMRSITVEELEGFREAMLEQCIPVEIPEYDAMDLCGTGGDGKDTFNISTLSSFVVAGAGQNVAKHGNNGVSSICGSSNLLAQFGYNFTNDINVIRKNLDEAGICFLHAPLFHPAMKNVGPIRKELGVKTFFNMLGPMVNPSFPKKQLVGVFSLELARLYGYLYQNSRVDFSILHSLDGYDEVSLTGDFKMISNSGERLISPESIGLPRLDAKSIEGGKTIEASAKIFQDILKGEGTEAQRAVVLANSAAALVTADQSLSFEEGIVKAAESLDSGKALQTFKKLVNSKTSVSLAKS; from the coding sequence ATGAAAGATATTCTAAATCACCTAATTGAACATAGGACACTGGGCAAGGAAGAGGCGAAGTCAACATTAAAGAAGATCACCTCAGGAGCGTATAATCAGAGCCAAATGGCGGCCTTTATGACCGTCTATATGATGAGAAGTATCACGGTAGAGGAATTGGAAGGGTTCCGCGAGGCGATGCTCGAGCAGTGTATTCCAGTGGAGATCCCAGAATACGACGCCATGGACTTGTGTGGTACAGGAGGAGACGGAAAGGATACCTTTAATATTTCCACGCTTTCTTCCTTTGTGGTCGCAGGAGCAGGACAAAATGTGGCCAAACATGGAAACAATGGTGTTTCATCCATTTGTGGCTCTTCCAACTTACTGGCGCAGTTTGGCTATAACTTCACCAATGACATCAATGTGATCCGGAAAAATCTCGATGAAGCGGGGATTTGTTTTCTTCATGCACCGCTTTTTCATCCGGCCATGAAGAATGTGGGGCCTATTCGGAAGGAGTTGGGCGTAAAAACCTTCTTCAATATGCTTGGCCCAATGGTAAATCCCAGCTTTCCCAAAAAACAATTGGTAGGAGTGTTCAGTTTGGAGTTGGCAAGGCTTTATGGCTATCTATACCAAAACAGTCGGGTAGATTTCAGTATTTTACATTCATTGGATGGCTATGATGAGGTCTCCCTTACCGGAGATTTTAAGATGATTTCCAACAGCGGAGAACGGCTGATTTCACCAGAATCCATAGGCTTGCCAAGGTTAGACGCCAAATCCATTGAGGGAGGCAAAACCATTGAAGCGTCTGCTAAGATCTTTCAAGATATCCTAAAAGGTGAGGGGACAGAAGCCCAGAGAGCGGTAGTGCTGGCCAATTCGGCTGCTGCTTTGGTTACAGCTGACCAGTCCTTGAGCTTTGAAGAAGGGATTGTCAAGGCCGCCGAATCCTTGGACAGTGGAAAAGCGCTACAGACATTCAAAAAATTGGTCAATTCAAAAACATCTGTTTCACTAGCAAAATCTTAA
- the trpC gene encoding indole-3-glycerol phosphate synthase TrpC, producing MNILDKIIAHKKEEVAERKSLVPTKMLERSVFFENKVVSMKKYVTLPTKTGIIAEFKRKSPSKGAINSAAKVEKTSIGYMQAGASALSVLTDKEFFGGSNEDLITARKFNFCPILRKDFIVDEYQIVEAKSIGADCILLIAAALEPKRLEELAIFAHKLGLEVLMEVHDQEELDRSLNDHLDLVGVNNRSLKTFEVSLDTSYDLVGQIPDKFVKISESGISDPQTLVDLKKGGFDGFLIGENFMKSIRPHQAAYNFMNKYRELSPDFKTETV from the coding sequence ATGAATATACTTGACAAAATCATTGCGCACAAAAAGGAAGAAGTAGCTGAGCGAAAAAGCTTGGTTCCCACCAAAATGCTCGAAAGAAGTGTGTTTTTCGAAAACAAGGTGGTGTCCATGAAAAAATATGTGACGCTTCCAACCAAAACCGGTATCATTGCGGAATTCAAACGGAAATCTCCCTCTAAAGGAGCCATCAACAGTGCCGCAAAGGTGGAGAAAACCAGCATTGGCTATATGCAGGCGGGAGCTTCTGCGCTGTCGGTATTGACAGACAAGGAATTCTTTGGTGGTTCCAATGAAGACCTGATCACCGCCCGGAAGTTTAATTTTTGTCCGATCCTTCGCAAGGACTTTATTGTGGATGAATATCAAATTGTGGAAGCCAAATCGATAGGGGCAGATTGTATCCTATTGATTGCTGCTGCGCTTGAGCCAAAACGATTGGAGGAGCTGGCCATTTTTGCCCATAAACTGGGGTTAGAAGTGCTGATGGAAGTGCATGATCAGGAGGAGCTTGACCGTTCTCTGAACGATCATTTGGATTTGGTGGGCGTGAACAATAGAAGCTTGAAGACCTTTGAAGTGTCCCTGGATACTTCGTATGATTTGGTCGGTCAAATTCCCGATAAATTTGTGAAGATATCTGAAAGTGGCATTTCTGATCCTCAGACATTGGTGGATTTGAAGAAGGGTGGATTTGATGGTTTTTTGATAGGAGAAAACTTTATGAAGTCTATCCGGCCGCATCAGGCTGCTTATAACTTTATGAACAAATACCGGGAACTGAGTCCGGATTTCAAAACAGAAACGGTTTAA
- a CDS encoding phosphoribosylanthranilate isomerase yields the protein MIVKVCGMRDADNIRELDEKVQPDLMGMIFYPKSPRYVADHSAIPATNAAKVGVFVNAPVAEIVETVQGFGLDYIQLHGNEDVAFVAELKQKTTANVIKVFRVTAEVDWEFLKGFEPHVAYFLFDTETKGYGGSGKQFDWQLLGAYPLDKPFLLSGGIDQESVADILRLKQQQPQLAGVDINSKFEREPAVKDIVKISRFVKQLKN from the coding sequence ATGATAGTGAAAGTTTGCGGCATGCGCGATGCGGACAACATTCGTGAACTTGACGAAAAAGTTCAGCCAGACTTAATGGGCATGATCTTTTATCCAAAATCTCCCCGGTACGTGGCTGACCATTCAGCCATTCCGGCTACCAATGCTGCCAAGGTGGGGGTGTTTGTCAATGCTCCTGTCGCAGAAATCGTCGAAACCGTCCAAGGTTTTGGCTTGGACTATATCCAGCTCCATGGCAATGAGGATGTGGCTTTTGTAGCGGAATTGAAGCAAAAGACCACGGCTAATGTCATCAAGGTTTTTAGGGTGACGGCTGAAGTAGACTGGGAGTTTCTGAAAGGTTTTGAGCCCCATGTGGCTTATTTTCTCTTTGATACCGAGACGAAGGGATATGGTGGTTCTGGAAAACAGTTTGATTGGCAGTTGCTGGGAGCTTATCCGCTGGACAAACCGTTCTTGCTCAGTGGGGGGATTGATCAGGAGAGTGTTGCGGATATTTTAAGGTTAAAGCAGCAGCAGCCTCAATTGGCTGGAGTGGACATCAATTCCAAGTTTGAGCGTGAGCCAGCAGTCAAGGACATTGTCAAGATTAGTCGTTTTGTAAAGCAATTAAAAAATTAA
- the trpB gene encoding tryptophan synthase subunit beta: MVKVDEKGFYGKFGGAYIPEMLYPNVEELRTNYEKITESDEFKDEFHALLKDYVGRPTPLYYAKRLSQEYGAKIYLKREDLCHTGAHKVNNTIGQIILAKKLGKKRIIAETGAGQHGVATATVCALMGMDCTVYMGAIDMERQKPNVERMRILGAKVVPATSGSQTLKDATNEALRQWINNPVDTHYIIGSVVGPHPYPEMVARFQSVISEEIKYQLKEKEGKEDPDMVIACVGGGSNAAGAFYHYYNTPSVRLVAVEAAGLGVASGKSAATTALGTPGVLHGSKTLLMQTEDGQVVEPHSISAGLDYPGIGPVHAHLFDSKRGEFYAVEDEDAMKAGVELSRLEGIIPAIESAHALSVLKQLKFKPSDVIVINLSGRGDKDLDTYIKWGGY; this comes from the coding sequence ATGGTTAAAGTAGATGAAAAAGGGTTCTATGGGAAATTTGGAGGGGCTTACATCCCCGAAATGCTCTACCCCAACGTGGAAGAACTTAGGACCAACTATGAAAAGATCACGGAATCGGATGAATTCAAAGATGAATTTCATGCCCTTTTAAAGGACTATGTGGGGCGTCCAACTCCCCTGTATTATGCCAAGCGGCTTTCTCAGGAGTATGGAGCCAAAATTTACCTTAAGCGGGAAGACCTTTGCCATACCGGAGCCCATAAAGTGAACAATACCATTGGCCAAATTATTTTGGCCAAAAAGCTGGGCAAAAAGCGTATCATCGCGGAAACCGGGGCGGGCCAACATGGGGTGGCTACAGCGACGGTTTGTGCCTTGATGGGGATGGATTGTACCGTCTATATGGGGGCGATCGACATGGAGCGGCAGAAGCCCAATGTGGAGCGTATGCGCATTTTGGGAGCGAAAGTGGTGCCCGCTACATCGGGAAGTCAGACCTTAAAGGATGCCACGAATGAAGCACTGAGACAATGGATCAACAACCCTGTAGACACCCATTATATTATCGGCTCTGTGGTAGGCCCACATCCTTATCCGGAGATGGTCGCACGGTTTCAGTCCGTGATCAGTGAAGAGATTAAATACCAGTTGAAAGAGAAAGAAGGCAAGGAAGATCCTGACATGGTCATTGCCTGTGTGGGTGGTGGCAGTAATGCTGCTGGTGCTTTTTACCATTATTACAATACCCCTTCGGTCAGACTGGTGGCTGTTGAGGCGGCAGGATTGGGAGTGGCTTCCGGGAAATCTGCGGCGACTACCGCCCTGGGAACACCAGGTGTTTTGCACGGCAGCAAGACCTTGCTCATGCAGACTGAAGATGGTCAAGTGGTAGAGCCGCATTCTATTTCAGCTGGATTGGATTATCCGGGCATTGGGCCTGTCCATGCGCATTTGTTCGATTCCAAGCGGGGAGAATTTTATGCAGTGGAAGATGAAGATGCCATGAAAGCCGGAGTGGAGCTGAGTAGATTGGAGGGAATCATCCCAGCGATCGAATCGGCCCATGCCCTTTCTGTACTCAAGCAGTTGAAATTTAAGCCTTCCGATGTCATCGTGATCAACCTGTCCGGAAGAGGCGATAAGGACTTGGATACCTATATTAAATGGGGAGGGTATTGA